ttgaggaaattttgctgtttttggttattatcttgaatattattatagatagagataaattgtaaacagcaataatgttcagcaaagtaagatctacaaataagtcaacatgaccaaaatggtcagttgacccgtttaggagttattgccctttatagtcaatctttaaccatttttcataaatctaagtaatcttttacaagatctccactgaaactactaggccacaatcatctttggggtaattagtttgaaaaatgtgtccgatgacctggccattcatcCAAgttggccgccacggctaaaaatagaacataggggtaaaatgcagttttttgcttataactatgaaagcatctagagcaaatctgacaagaagttcaattgttaatcaagtcaatatctatctgccctgaatttttcagatgaattggacaactggttgttgggttgctgccctccaattggtaatttttaaagaaattttgccgtttttggttatcttgaatactattatagatagcgataaactgtaaacagcaataatgttccgcaaagtaagatctacaaataagtcaacatgacctaaatggtcaattgacctcttaaggagttattgccctttatagtcaatttttaacaattttcattaatttggtaaatttatgtaaatttttaccaaatatagttctctgttactaatgggcaaagttcatgatagatataattgtaagaagcaaaatcgttcagtaaagtaagaacttcaaacacatcaccatcaccaaaatacaattttgtcatgaatccatttgtgtcctttgtttaatatgcacatagaccaaggtgagcgacacaggctctttagagcctctagtttatataaCTTTTCAAATGTGTCAGTTAACCATCTAAGTCACTAGACGTCGAAATTGTATGATCATGCAAAAGTcgataaatttagaaaaaaaaatacaaaaatacaccAAGGAAAATTCGAAACGGAAGTTATCGTAACAAgtgataaaatcaaaagctcaaacacatttaAAGAATGGAGAACAACTGTTATGATCTTGACATATGGCACAGACATTTCTATGTGTAAacaattgtggattaaaccttggttttaaagctagcttaaCTCCAATATCATAAAAGTCCATTATACTGATGACAATGTGTGCGCAATCAAACAGACATTATAGGTTACATTAATGAAAACCGATTAAATAAAACGTAAATGACTGATTGTttgcaatgaattgatacataTTGTTACGTTTTTTCAGTACTTATTCACGGTGACCTTAATGAAAGTAACATTCTTCTCAAAGAGGGTTGTGATCAATCCAGTGTTCCACAGGAAAAACGAGCTTGCGATGTTATTGGTATAATTGACTTCTTTGCCATGCATAAAAGTAACCCGATAACTGACTTAGCAATTTTGATAGCACACATGTCTACGGAATGTAAATACATGGACCCACTAGATGCAGGCGGGCACATCATAGCAGGTTATCTAACAGAGAGAAAACTTACAGTTTCAGAAATAGATATTCTGAGGACATTAATCTGTTGCAGAATAGCACATGTTGTAGTTATGTCAGGATATACTCTGACAAAGGACCCTggtaacaaatatatattatcgtACGTCGACAGGTATCAACCTCTTCTTTGGAAATACTGGAACACATCTAAAGCTGAACTGCATGAAAGATGGCAGACAATTCTTAAAGAATACGGCATGGATCATTTatac
Above is a window of Mytilus trossulus isolate FHL-02 chromosome 4, PNRI_Mtr1.1.1.hap1, whole genome shotgun sequence DNA encoding:
- the LOC134715235 gene encoding hydroxylysine kinase-like, with amino-acid sequence MMKYMEGDIAISKPYVPTTLFNIGKFVGRLQVALEDFNNAFLTERDFQWNLAECPRLLDYVFAMKSKEDEQLVNVIIKEFIEEVKPVLGQLRKVLIHGDLNESNILLKEGCDQSSVPQEKRACDVIGIIDFFAMHKSNPITDLAILIAHMSTECKYMDPLDAGGHIIAGYLTERKLTVSEIDILRTLICCRIAHVVVMSGYTLTKDPGNKYILSYVDRYQPLLWKYWNTSKAELHERWQTILKEYGMDHLYNV